Proteins from a genomic interval of Lolium perenne isolate Kyuss_39 chromosome 1, Kyuss_2.0, whole genome shotgun sequence:
- the LOC139838128 gene encoding uncharacterized protein: protein MESVQQPGALLLPVLVNDLGTQTDDEPLTQYSISSKALSPVAFDELRRYRCFVTPQGWVLALDPASCQTFLWRPQDGERIQLPPKEQGFPESCKCLLSDMPGAASGSSVVVFDLDDNEMWVCKIGATNWDSHRYEPSMFVKGRIPQLTNIAMGHGIAAVGGRIYFELTSSELGVIEFKDGKEGLKLDTIKVDMVDLPLSIRMASMYLVESSGELFLVVIFFDGENVHKIANHAVYKMDFSEPKWCEVDEIGADRVFLLGGDRLGISCFGASCSAGDHGLRGNCIYFLNHVPTTTKSYLHVIDLKTGTEEAQRPFITHDGYHMMPVRSPFWLLPTESTLQAQGSSILPSSPMPPTIRSLVTLFRIFFFVFLFLAMY, encoded by the coding sequence ATGGAGTCCGTGCAGCAACCAGGCGCGTTGCTGTTGCCGGTGCTTGTGAACGATCTCGGAACCCAGACCGATGATGAACCGCTGACGCAATACAGCATCTCCAGCAAAGCCCTGAGCCCGGTAGCCTTCGACGAGCTGCGACGCTACCGCTGCTTCGTGACCCCACAGGGCTGGGTGCTCGCTCTCGACCCAGCCTCCTGCCAGACGTTCCTATGGCGGCCTCAGGACGGCGAGAGGATCCAGCTGCCACCCAAGGAGCAGGGTTTCCCTGAAAGCTGCAAGTGCTTGCTCTCCGACATGCCAGGTGCGGCTTCAGGCTCTTCTGTTGTGGTCTTTGATCTTGACGACAATGAGATGTGGGTATGCAAGATTGGGGCAACCAACTGGGACAGCCACCGCTATGAACCTAGCATGTTCGTCAAAGGCAGGATTCCCCAGCTGACCAACATAGCCATGGGCCACGGCATTGCAGCTGTCGGTGGCAGGATTTACTTTGAACTAACATCATCTGAGTTGGGGGTCATTGAGTTTAAGGATGGAAAAGAGGGACTGAAACTTGACACCATAAAGGTTGACATGGTCGATCTGCCGCTAAGCATCCGGATGGCTTCAATGTACTTGGTTGAGTCCAGTGGTGAGCTCTTCCTGGTAGTCATCTTCTTCGATGGCGAAAATGTGCACAAGATAGCCAATCACGCGGTCTACAAGATGGATTTCTCAGAGCCAAAATGGTGCGAGGTGGACGAGATTGGTGCTGACAGGGTCTTCCTTCTTGGTGGGGATAGGCTTGGGATCTCTTGTTTTGGGGCCTCGTGCTCGGCTGGTGACCATGGTCTGAGAGGCAACTGCATATACTTTTTGAATCACGTGCCCACCACCACCAAGAGTTATCTCCATGTCATCGACCTCAAGACAGGGACGGAAGAAGCGCAAAGGCCTTTTATTACGCATGATGGTTATCATATGATGCCAGTGCGGTCGCCGTTCTGGCTACTACCTACAGAATCCACCTTGCAGGCACAAGGGTCATCTATTCTCCCCTCTAGCCCGATGCCTCCTACAATAAGAAGCCTAGTCACTCTTTTCCGTATCTTCTTCTTTGTGTTTCTTTTTCTAGCTATGTACTAA
- the LOC127347840 gene encoding uncharacterized protein, with product MAPPAATVAVLGDDLMREVFILLPTSTDLLRAALACKPFLRAARSAAFLRRFRRRHPFTCPLLLGCLLHGPTDRRRATAPHLLPAHPDAATRRLIDAADFAFSFLPRRGWPQAAGTPWQLLDCRNGRALLLSRASRALAVADPLTRRWVPLPAIRGLGYALVADDGDSSLFKAVCISRRVGAPGLRAFLLSSADLRWVQVAVAGLDVQPDLAGSRAMQANRSLYWKLVGGERVVAFNTDTMEFAVLDLPPFLKEISFDIIEKGEDGAGGLYLLTMRGFCIEVWVGVKDGADGGLAWTLVEKSVMFHRAMAEMLGSEFLYQNRLDVIGVVAGVVFLRNGECLFSIDLQTMKMTRVSPKENCPSHLIYPCTIAWPPSFLNPTEQGA from the coding sequence ATGGCTCcgcccgccgccaccgtcgccgtcCTCGGCGACGACCTCATGCGGGAggtcttcatcctcctccccacctccacCGACCTCCTCCGCGCCGCGCTCGCCTGCAAGCCCTTCCTCCGCGCCGCCCGcagcgccgccttcctccgccgcttccgccgccgccaccccttCACCTGCCCGCTCCTCCTCGGCTGCCTCCTCCACGGCCCCACCGACCGCCGCCGCGCCACCGCTCCCCACCTGCTCCCGGCCCACCCCGACGCCGCCACGCGCCGCCTCATCGACGCCGCCGACTTCGCCTTCTCATTCCTCCCCCGCCGCGGCTGGCCCCAAGCCGCCGGCACCCCGTGGCAGCTCCTCGACTGCCGCAACGGCCGCGCCCTCCTGCTCAGCCGGGCTTCCAGGGCGCTCGCCGTCGCCGATCCGCTGACCCGGCGCTGGGTCCCGCTCCCCGCGATCCGCGGCCTAGGGTACGCCCTCGTCGCCGACGACGGCGACTCGTCGCTGTTCAAGGCGGTCTGCATTTCCCGACGCGTCGGAGCCCCAGGGCTGCGCGCCTTCCTCCTCTCCTCCGCCGACCTCCGCTGGGTCCAAGTCGCTGTCGCCGGCCTCGATGTGCAGCCCGATCTCGCCGGCTCCCGCGCGATGCAAGCCAACAGATCGCTCTACTGGAAGCTAGTGGGCGGGGAGCGCGTGGTGGCGTTCAACACGGACACCATGGAGTTCGCCGTGCTGGACCTCCCGCCTTTCTTGAAGGAGATCAGTTTCGACATCATTGAGAAGGGGGAGGACGGCGCGGGTGGGCTGTATCTGCTCACCATGCGCGGATTCTGCATTGAGGTTTGGGTCGGTGTGAAGGACGGCGCCGACGGTGGGCTGGCCTGGACGCTGGTGGAGAAGTCTGTCATGTTCCACAGGGCGATGGCCGAGATGCTTGGTTCCGAATTCTTGTATCAGAACAGGCTGGATGTCATCGGGGTGGTTGCCGGTGTTGTGTTCTTGCGCAATGGCGAATGTCTCTTCTCCATTGATCTCCAGACCATGAAGATGACCAGGGTGTCTCCCAAGGAGAATTGCCCATCGCATCTCATATATCCTTGCACGATAGCGTGGCCGCCTTCTTTCCTGAACCCTACTGAACAAGGTGCTTGA